From Lonchura striata isolate bLonStr1 chromosome 3, bLonStr1.mat, whole genome shotgun sequence, one genomic window encodes:
- the FBLN7 gene encoding fibulin-7 isoform X1 yields MQGKIQSQGAQETSDAASLPCQPPPMGSRLAPGRSGSTGRFPSLSLFLFPQSCLSRQQLLAAIRQMQQLLKGQETRFSEGLRTVRNRLSTIHASLAKATPEPPVAACPALQAPVDGRKFGTKYLVDHEIHFACDPGFQLLGSSTRICQANGSWTGQEARCAEISECSSSPCQNGGTCLEGLNHFKCLCPPQWTGITCQYQVQTAPPTWSVTDDPAFSRQPHCAQIAQTQQCSCDPGFHMSGTASNGICRDLNECEVYQQQGGPRLCAHTCVNIPGSFHCSCPAGYILLGDGKSCEDIDECSLSQDNCTSGSTCINTGGGFQCVTPQCPSAAGNISYVKTSPFQCERNPCPMESRSCHQAPKTISFHYLPLPSKLQTPAPLFRMATAVAPGRPGPDSLRFGIVGGNNRGHFVVQRSDRHTGELLLVQSLQGPRTIHVDVDMAEYLDRVFQAKHLSKITLFVSAYEF; encoded by the exons ATGCAGGGGAAAATACAAAGTCAGGGTGCTCAGGAAACATCAGATGCTGCGTCGCTCCCGTGCCAGCCTCCTCCCATGGGCAGCAGGTTGGCTCCTGGGAGGAgtggcagcacagggaggttcccatccctgtccctgttcctgttcccgcagagctgcctcagcaggcagcagctcctggctgccatCCGgcagatgcagcagctgctgaaggggCAGGAGACGCGGTTCTCTGAAGGGCTGCGCACTGTGAGGAACCGCCTCAGCACCATCCATGCCTCCCTGGCCAAGGCCACCCCGGAGCCGCCTGTTG CTGCGTGTCCTGCCCTCCAAGCCCCTGTGGATGGGAGGAAGTTTGGCACCAAATATTTGGTGGATCACGAGATTCACTTTGCCTGTGATCCAGGATTccagctcctgggctccagCACACGGATATGCCAGGCCAATGGCAGCTGGACAGGCCAGGAGGCCCGCTGTGCAG AGATCAGTGAATGCTCAAGCAGCCCCTGCCAGAATGGCGGGACGTGCCTGGAGGGTCTCAACCACTTCAAATGCCTCTGCCCACCGCAGTGGACCGGAATCACCTGCCAGTACCAGGTTCAGACTG ctcctcccaccTGGAGCGTGACAGATGACCCGGCCTTCAGCCGGCAGCCCCACTGTGCCCAGATCGCCCAGACCCAGCAGTGCAGCTGCGATCCCGGCTTCCACATGAGCGGCACGGCTTCCAATGGGATCTGCCGGG ACCTCAATGAGTGCGAGGTGTACCAGCAGCAAGGGGGACCCCGGCTCTGCGCCCACACCTGTGTCAACATTCCCGGCTCCTTCCActgctcctgccccgccggATACATCCTGCTGGGCGACGGCAAGAGCTGTGAAG ATATTGATGAGTGCTCCCTATCCCAGGATAACTGCACAAGCGGGAGCACCTGCATCAACACCGGGGGAGGATTCCAGTGTGTCACCCCACAGTGTCCCTCGGCTGCTGGCAACATCTCCTACGTCAAAACCTCCCCCTT cCAGTGCGAGCGCAACCCATGCCCCATGGAGAGTCGCTCGTGCCACCAGGCCCCCAAAACCATCTCCTTCCACTACCTCCCTCTTCCCTCCAAGCTCCAGACCCCAGCGCCGCTGTTCCGCATGGCCACGGCGGTGGCTCCTGGGCGGCCGGGCCCCGACAGCCTCCGCTTTGGCATCGTGGGCGGGAACAACCGCGGGCACTTCGTGGTGCAGCGCTCGGACCGGCACaccggggagctgctgctggtgcagagCCTGCAGGGGCCCCGCACCATCCACGTGGACGTGGACATGGCTGAGTACCTGGATCGGGTGTTCCAGGCCAAGCACCTGTCCAAAATCACTCTCTTTGTCTCGGCTTATGAGTTTTAG
- the FBLN7 gene encoding fibulin-7 isoform X2 — protein sequence MAGPRGARGRLPPLLLLLPLLLPLPAAPAAQSCLSRQQLLAAIRQMQQLLKGQETRFSEGLRTVRNRLSTIHASLAKATPEPPVAACPALQAPVDGRKFGTKYLVDHEIHFACDPGFQLLGSSTRICQANGSWTGQEARCAEISECSSSPCQNGGTCLEGLNHFKCLCPPQWTGITCQYQVQTAPPTWSVTDDPAFSRQPHCAQIAQTQQCSCDPGFHMSGTASNGICRDLNECEVYQQQGGPRLCAHTCVNIPGSFHCSCPAGYILLGDGKSCEDIDECSLSQDNCTSGSTCINTGGGFQCVTPQCPSAAGNISYVKTSPFQCERNPCPMESRSCHQAPKTISFHYLPLPSKLQTPAPLFRMATAVAPGRPGPDSLRFGIVGGNNRGHFVVQRSDRHTGELLLVQSLQGPRTIHVDVDMAEYLDRVFQAKHLSKITLFVSAYEF from the exons AtggcggggccgcggggggcgcggggccgcctcccgccgctgctgctgctgctgccgctgctgctgccgctcccggccgcgccGGCCGCCCAG agctgcctcagcaggcagcagctcctggctgccatCCGgcagatgcagcagctgctgaaggggCAGGAGACGCGGTTCTCTGAAGGGCTGCGCACTGTGAGGAACCGCCTCAGCACCATCCATGCCTCCCTGGCCAAGGCCACCCCGGAGCCGCCTGTTG CTGCGTGTCCTGCCCTCCAAGCCCCTGTGGATGGGAGGAAGTTTGGCACCAAATATTTGGTGGATCACGAGATTCACTTTGCCTGTGATCCAGGATTccagctcctgggctccagCACACGGATATGCCAGGCCAATGGCAGCTGGACAGGCCAGGAGGCCCGCTGTGCAG AGATCAGTGAATGCTCAAGCAGCCCCTGCCAGAATGGCGGGACGTGCCTGGAGGGTCTCAACCACTTCAAATGCCTCTGCCCACCGCAGTGGACCGGAATCACCTGCCAGTACCAGGTTCAGACTG ctcctcccaccTGGAGCGTGACAGATGACCCGGCCTTCAGCCGGCAGCCCCACTGTGCCCAGATCGCCCAGACCCAGCAGTGCAGCTGCGATCCCGGCTTCCACATGAGCGGCACGGCTTCCAATGGGATCTGCCGGG ACCTCAATGAGTGCGAGGTGTACCAGCAGCAAGGGGGACCCCGGCTCTGCGCCCACACCTGTGTCAACATTCCCGGCTCCTTCCActgctcctgccccgccggATACATCCTGCTGGGCGACGGCAAGAGCTGTGAAG ATATTGATGAGTGCTCCCTATCCCAGGATAACTGCACAAGCGGGAGCACCTGCATCAACACCGGGGGAGGATTCCAGTGTGTCACCCCACAGTGTCCCTCGGCTGCTGGCAACATCTCCTACGTCAAAACCTCCCCCTT cCAGTGCGAGCGCAACCCATGCCCCATGGAGAGTCGCTCGTGCCACCAGGCCCCCAAAACCATCTCCTTCCACTACCTCCCTCTTCCCTCCAAGCTCCAGACCCCAGCGCCGCTGTTCCGCATGGCCACGGCGGTGGCTCCTGGGCGGCCGGGCCCCGACAGCCTCCGCTTTGGCATCGTGGGCGGGAACAACCGCGGGCACTTCGTGGTGCAGCGCTCGGACCGGCACaccggggagctgctgctggtgcagagCCTGCAGGGGCCCCGCACCATCCACGTGGACGTGGACATGGCTGAGTACCTGGATCGGGTGTTCCAGGCCAAGCACCTGTCCAAAATCACTCTCTTTGTCTCGGCTTATGAGTTTTAG